A genome region from Sphingobacteriaceae bacterium GW460-11-11-14-LB5 includes the following:
- a CDS encoding aspartate kinase gives MDIFKFGGASVKDADGVKNVANIVRDYKKGNLLIVISAMGKVTDKLEKLTQAFLSQNNEAHAIFDEIKHFHFNIIDELFQGKANPVYDDVANTFVEIDWLIEDEPDNNEDYIYDQIVSIGEVVSTKIVAAWLNETGNKTLWADARNYIQTDNSYREGKVDWAKTNQMIQRDLLPLLNDNIIVTQGFIGGTSENYTTTLGREGSDYSAAIFASCLNAAALTIWKDVPGVLNADPKWFDETEKIAQLSYHDAIELTYYGATVIHPKTIKPLQNKGIPLFVRSFIQPEGSGTAITKENNPLPIPSFIFKVNQALISIFPKDYSFIIEENLSNIFELFHTHKIKINTMLNSAISFSVSVDDHPTQIEKLIKDLSEEFTVKYNKGLELVTIRYYNQQTIDRVTVDKDILLEVKSRHTCQMVMKNKSA, from the coding sequence ATGGATATTTTTAAGTTTGGTGGTGCCTCGGTAAAAGATGCAGATGGAGTGAAAAATGTGGCCAATATTGTCCGCGATTACAAAAAAGGAAACCTACTGATTGTAATTTCGGCGATGGGTAAGGTCACTGATAAACTGGAAAAGTTAACGCAGGCATTCTTATCACAAAATAATGAAGCGCATGCAATTTTTGATGAGATTAAACATTTCCATTTCAACATTATTGATGAACTGTTTCAAGGCAAAGCCAATCCGGTTTATGATGATGTAGCTAACACATTTGTTGAAATTGACTGGTTGATTGAAGATGAACCGGATAACAATGAAGATTATATTTATGATCAGATTGTATCTATCGGTGAAGTGGTTTCTACGAAAATTGTTGCCGCCTGGTTAAACGAAACCGGCAATAAAACCCTTTGGGCTGATGCCAGGAATTATATCCAAACGGATAATAGCTACCGCGAAGGAAAAGTAGATTGGGCCAAAACCAATCAGATGATACAAAGAGATTTATTGCCGCTTTTAAACGACAACATTATTGTAACACAAGGCTTTATTGGTGGTACCAGCGAAAACTACACAACAACTTTAGGTCGGGAAGGTTCTGATTACTCAGCAGCTATATTTGCCTCCTGTTTAAATGCTGCTGCACTAACCATCTGGAAGGATGTTCCCGGTGTATTAAATGCAGACCCAAAATGGTTTGATGAAACAGAGAAAATTGCCCAGTTATCGTACCACGATGCAATAGAGCTTACCTATTATGGTGCAACGGTAATACACCCAAAAACTATAAAACCGCTTCAAAATAAAGGCATTCCACTTTTTGTAAGGTCATTTATCCAGCCGGAAGGGTCAGGAACAGCAATTACCAAAGAAAATAACCCATTGCCTATCCCCTCTTTTATCTTTAAGGTAAATCAGGCCTTGATTTCTATTTTCCCAAAGGATTATTCTTTTATTATCGAAGAAAATCTGAGCAATATTTTTGAACTTTTCCATACGCACAAGATCAAAATCAACACCATGCTCAATTCTGCGATCAGCTTTTCGGTCAGCGTTGATGATCATCCTACTCAGATTGAAAAACTGATCAAAGACCTGTCTGAAGAATTTACCGTAAAATATAATAAGGGCCTGGAGCTGGTAACCATCCGTTATTATAACCAACAAACGATAGACCGTGTAACAGTGGATAAAGATATCTTATTAGAAGTGAAGAGCCGCCATACCTGTCAGATGGTAATGAAAAATAAATCCGCATAG
- a CDS encoding GNAT family N-acetyltransferase, whose translation MDFNIRFATAEDCPRILELINELAVYERAPEEVTVSLDHFIDAGFGENPVWKAYVAEINDTVVGFALYYTRYSTWKGCRLYLEDFIVTEEFRGKGLGKVLFEKVIEEAKNGNYSGMVWQVLDWNEPAINFYNKYKAHLESGWLNAAFSKEQIKAF comes from the coding sequence ATGGATTTTAACATCAGGTTTGCAACCGCTGAAGACTGTCCGAGAATATTAGAGTTAATTAATGAGCTGGCCGTTTATGAGCGTGCCCCGGAAGAAGTAACGGTTAGTTTGGATCATTTTATCGATGCTGGTTTTGGCGAAAATCCGGTTTGGAAAGCTTACGTAGCTGAAATAAATGATACGGTAGTGGGCTTTGCATTATATTACACGCGTTACTCGACCTGGAAGGGATGCAGATTATACCTCGAAGATTTTATTGTAACCGAAGAATTTAGGGGAAAAGGCCTGGGCAAGGTATTATTTGAAAAAGTAATAGAAGAAGCCAAAAACGGTAATTACAGTGGCATGGTTTGGCAAGTGTTAGACTGGAATGAACCTGCAATTAATTTTTACAACAAATATAAAGCACATTTAGAAAGTGGCTGGTTAAACGCGGCTTTCTCTAAAGAACAAATCAAGGCATTTTAA
- a CDS encoding YggS family pyridoxal phosphate enzyme has protein sequence MSIADNLKQYKSEVEADGVKLIAVSKTQPVESILEAYNAGQRIFGENHVQEMVDKQAQLPHDIEWHLIGHLQSNKVKYIAPFVQLIHGVDSLKLLQEINKQAAKNKRVIDCLLQVYIADEDTKFGLGFDEVIELLRAEELAELKNIRIVGLMGIATNTRNEKQITTEFHELKVFFDGIKVSFFRKDDAFKEISTGMSADYKIAIEEGSTMVRIGSSIFGKRVIKHFKNDVTTN, from the coding sequence ATGAGCATAGCTGATAATCTTAAACAATATAAAAGCGAAGTTGAAGCAGACGGGGTTAAACTCATTGCAGTTTCCAAAACACAACCAGTAGAATCAATTTTAGAAGCATACAATGCCGGACAGCGCATTTTTGGAGAAAACCATGTACAAGAAATGGTTGATAAACAGGCGCAACTCCCTCATGATATCGAATGGCACCTTATTGGCCATTTACAAAGCAATAAGGTAAAATACATTGCCCCATTTGTCCAACTTATCCACGGCGTAGACAGTTTGAAATTGCTACAGGAAATCAACAAACAAGCCGCCAAAAATAAACGCGTAATTGATTGTTTATTACAGGTTTACATCGCTGATGAAGACACTAAATTCGGACTTGGTTTTGATGAAGTGATCGAACTGTTACGTGCCGAAGAGCTTGCTGAATTAAAAAATATCCGTATTGTAGGATTAATGGGAATTGCCACCAATACCAGGAACGAAAAGCAGATTACGACCGAGTTTCACGAACTGAAAGTATTTTTTGACGGCATTAAAGTGAGTTTCTTCCGTAAAGATGATGCTTTTAAAGAAATATCTACCGGAATGAGCGCAGATTATAAAATCGCCATAGAAGAAGGAAGTACAATGGTGCGTATTGGTAGCAGTATTTTCGGCAAAAGGGTAATTAAACATTTCAAAAACGACGTTACAACCAATTAA
- a CDS encoding endonuclease MutS2 encodes MLYPENCLERLGFVEIRQLISKHCLSPMGQTMVEKMQVMNRFDQIDKFLRQTNEFKSILQNQEPLQINTFFDIKSLVEKIRVEGTYLLEDEWFQVYTSLHTVFSVLRFFEERAEVYPTLEALFEHLPIEKTILRKIETVIDAKGKIKPNASKELQEITSAISKAEQDVRKRMDSIYKQAIANNWVADGSLTIRDGRMCIPVLAENKRKLKGFVHDESATGQTVYIEPEEVFTLNNKLRDLEFDKRREIIKILIALTDDLRPYSPLLLSYHGFLTKLDFVRAKALFALDIEAEMPGLLKEPKTRLINARHPLLSISFAAEKKTVTPLNIHIDAETRVVLVSGPNAGGKSVCMKTVGLLQIMLQTGLLIPVDANSEVGIFENIFADIGDDQSIESDLSTYSAHLKKMRYFVEHASPKTMVLIDEFGTGTDPQFGGPMAEAVLEVLNNKKVRGVITTHYSNLKLFAGNTPGLENASMLFDNAKMKPLYVLEMGKPGSSYAFEIAQNIGLPKEVIQLAKEKTGSNQNRVDTMLVDLEREKKNVYDAKVSLANQQNKAKNLVAENEKLKAFLEENKKILIKEAKQEAQNIIKNANKLVENTIAEIKEKQADKEVTKELRQNLQKELVKNTVPKERPKPVQVVVGGEIEIGDLVKFTDSETIGQVLEINRNELVLAIGDLRSTVKKNRVQKVSNREAKKVIQSSANSFAGRMNEAVSGFRAELDLRGKRTEDALFEVEKYLDKAIMLGFPSIKLIHGKGDGILRKMIREYLRKYSQVNRMEDEHADRGGDGITYVYLN; translated from the coding sequence ATGTTATATCCCGAAAACTGTTTAGAACGTTTAGGTTTTGTAGAGATCAGGCAACTGATTAGCAAACATTGTTTAAGCCCTATGGGGCAAACAATGGTAGAGAAGATGCAGGTGATGAACCGTTTTGATCAGATTGATAAATTTTTACGTCAAACAAACGAATTTAAGAGCATCCTGCAAAATCAGGAACCGCTACAGATTAATACCTTTTTTGATATTAAATCGCTGGTTGAAAAAATCAGGGTTGAAGGCACTTACCTTTTAGAGGATGAGTGGTTTCAGGTATATACTTCATTGCATACTGTTTTTTCGGTCCTTCGTTTTTTCGAAGAACGTGCAGAAGTATACCCCACACTCGAAGCTTTGTTTGAGCATTTACCCATCGAAAAAACGATCCTTCGTAAGATCGAAACCGTAATCGATGCCAAAGGAAAGATCAAACCCAATGCATCAAAAGAATTGCAGGAGATTACCTCTGCCATTTCCAAAGCAGAGCAAGATGTGCGTAAGCGCATGGATTCGATTTACAAGCAGGCTATTGCCAATAATTGGGTTGCCGATGGTAGTTTAACCATTCGTGATGGCAGGATGTGTATACCGGTTTTGGCCGAAAATAAACGTAAGCTGAAAGGCTTTGTACACGATGAATCGGCAACAGGGCAGACCGTTTATATTGAGCCTGAAGAAGTTTTTACGCTAAATAATAAGCTACGCGATTTAGAATTTGACAAACGCCGTGAAATTATTAAGATTTTAATTGCTTTAACAGACGATTTGCGGCCGTATTCGCCATTATTGCTTTCTTACCATGGTTTCCTGACCAAACTGGATTTTGTTCGAGCCAAGGCTTTATTTGCCCTGGATATTGAAGCTGAAATGCCAGGTCTGTTAAAAGAACCTAAAACCAGGCTGATAAATGCCAGGCACCCATTGTTGTCGATCTCATTTGCTGCCGAAAAGAAAACCGTTACACCTTTAAATATTCATATCGATGCCGAAACCCGGGTGGTATTGGTATCCGGACCAAATGCCGGCGGTAAATCGGTTTGTATGAAAACGGTTGGCCTTTTGCAGATTATGTTGCAAACAGGTCTGTTGATTCCGGTTGATGCAAATAGTGAGGTGGGGATTTTTGAAAACATTTTTGCCGATATCGGTGATGATCAATCGATAGAAAGTGATTTGAGTACTTACAGTGCACACCTGAAAAAGATGCGCTATTTTGTAGAACATGCTTCGCCAAAAACGATGGTGCTGATTGATGAGTTTGGTACCGGTACCGATCCTCAGTTTGGCGGGCCAATGGCCGAGGCTGTTTTAGAGGTATTGAACAATAAAAAGGTGAGGGGGGTAATTACCACTCACTATTCTAATTTAAAACTCTTTGCAGGTAATACCCCTGGTTTGGAAAATGCTTCCATGCTTTTCGATAATGCCAAAATGAAACCGCTCTACGTTTTAGAAATGGGTAAGCCAGGAAGTTCTTATGCCTTCGAAATTGCGCAGAATATTGGTTTGCCTAAGGAAGTTATCCAGCTGGCCAAAGAAAAAACAGGCTCGAACCAGAATCGGGTAGATACAATGCTGGTTGATCTGGAGCGCGAAAAGAAAAATGTTTACGATGCCAAAGTAAGCCTGGCTAACCAACAGAATAAAGCCAAAAACCTGGTTGCAGAAAATGAAAAGTTAAAAGCATTTTTAGAGGAAAACAAAAAGATACTGATTAAAGAGGCGAAGCAGGAAGCGCAGAATATTATTAAAAATGCCAATAAACTGGTCGAGAATACCATTGCGGAGATTAAGGAAAAGCAAGCTGATAAAGAAGTAACTAAAGAACTTCGCCAGAATTTGCAAAAAGAACTGGTTAAAAATACGGTTCCGAAAGAACGACCTAAACCAGTGCAGGTCGTTGTGGGTGGTGAAATTGAAATTGGTGATTTAGTGAAATTTACCGATAGCGAAACCATTGGTCAGGTTTTAGAGATTAACCGCAACGAACTGGTTTTGGCCATTGGCGATTTACGATCGACGGTGAAAAAGAACCGCGTTCAAAAGGTAAGTAACCGTGAAGCTAAAAAAGTAATCCAAAGCAGTGCGAATTCGTTTGCAGGGCGGATGAATGAGGCTGTATCGGGCTTTAGGGCCGAGCTCGACCTTCGTGGAAAACGCACAGAAGATGCCTTGTTCGAAGTAGAGAAATATTTAGACAAGGCCATTATGCTCGGTTTCCCATCCATTAAACTAATCCACGGAAAAGGTGATGGAATTTTAAGGAAAATGATCAGGGAATACTTGCGTAAATATAGTCAGGTAAACAGGATGGAAGATGAACACGCTGATAGAGGCGGGGATGGGATTACGTATGTGTATTTGAATTGA
- a CDS encoding glucose dehydrogenase, whose product MRAILLCLFVMLFVTNCKKNGDDNEDPGTLPDVDLKSKVIVSGLSLPWEMVYGPDNFIWFTEKAGKISRLNPANGQVTPLLTITEVRTNGEGGLLGMTLHPDFAGNPYVYVVYGYGSTYKAKVVRYTYSGGGLTSPQVLLDQIPAASIHNGSRLLISGGKLFISTGDAADTGNPQNVNSLAGKILRINLDGTIPADNPYPNNPLWSLGHRNAQGLIQVGNKIFSSEHGPDSDDEINIIEKGRNYGWPNIKGYCNESGEQSFCSSNNVAEPLINWTPTIAPSGLAYYNSDYIPQFKNSLLLAVLKGTKLMQLKLDDAQTKITGTKDFYVNTYGRIRAICQSPEGKIYICTSNGSDDKIVEIAK is encoded by the coding sequence ATGCGGGCAATACTACTCTGCTTGTTTGTAATGCTATTCGTTACAAACTGCAAAAAGAATGGTGATGATAATGAAGATCCAGGTACCCTGCCTGATGTAGATCTAAAATCAAAAGTCATTGTTTCCGGATTAAGTCTCCCGTGGGAGATGGTATACGGACCGGATAATTTTATCTGGTTTACCGAAAAAGCGGGTAAAATTAGCCGTTTAAATCCTGCAAACGGACAAGTAACACCCTTACTTACCATCACTGAAGTACGGACTAACGGAGAAGGTGGCCTGCTTGGAATGACATTACATCCCGATTTTGCCGGTAATCCTTATGTTTATGTCGTTTATGGCTATGGAAGCACCTATAAAGCCAAGGTTGTACGTTATACTTACAGCGGAGGAGGTTTAACAAGTCCTCAGGTTTTATTGGATCAGATTCCTGCTGCTTCTATCCATAATGGTTCACGTTTGCTGATCAGCGGTGGTAAACTTTTTATCAGTACCGGCGATGCTGCTGATACTGGCAATCCTCAAAATGTTAATTCTTTAGCAGGGAAAATCTTAAGGATAAATTTAGATGGCACTATCCCTGCCGATAATCCATATCCAAATAACCCGCTTTGGTCTCTGGGGCATAGAAATGCACAAGGATTGATCCAGGTGGGCAATAAAATTTTCTCTTCAGAACATGGACCTGATTCTGATGATGAGATTAATATCATTGAGAAGGGAAGAAACTATGGGTGGCCAAATATTAAAGGTTATTGTAATGAAAGCGGGGAGCAGTCGTTTTGCAGTTCGAATAATGTGGCAGAGCCGCTAATCAATTGGACACCAACCATTGCACCCAGCGGTTTGGCTTATTACAATTCCGATTACATTCCGCAGTTTAAAAATTCGTTGTTACTGGCTGTATTAAAAGGAACTAAATTAATGCAGCTTAAATTGGATGATGCACAAACAAAAATCACAGGAACGAAAGATTTTTATGTGAATACTTATGGCAGGATCAGGGCGATTTGTCAATCACCTGAAGGGAAAATTTATATCTGTACCAGCAATGGAAGCGATGATAAAATTGTAGAAATAGCGAAGTAG
- a CDS encoding succinyl-CoA--3-ketoacid-CoA transferase, with amino-acid sequence MINKVVSGAEEAIKDISDGVTLMLGGFGLCGIPENCIKALVNKQVKNLTCISNNAGVDDFGIGLMLKQRQVKKMISSYVGENAEFERQLLSGELEVDLIPQGTLATRCLAAGYGMPAIFTPAGVGTEVAEGKEIRNFDGKDYLMEYAFDADFAIVKAWKGDTAGNLIFRSTSRNFNPVMAMAGKITIAEVEELVEAGELDPDYIHTPGIYVHRIFQGKDYEKRIEQRTVRKSEV; translated from the coding sequence ATGATAAATAAAGTGGTATCTGGAGCTGAAGAGGCTATCAAAGATATATCTGATGGTGTAACCCTCATGCTTGGCGGTTTCGGGCTTTGTGGGATTCCGGAAAATTGCATAAAAGCTTTGGTCAACAAACAGGTAAAAAATTTAACCTGTATCTCTAATAACGCGGGGGTTGATGATTTTGGTATTGGTTTAATGCTGAAACAACGCCAGGTTAAAAAAATGATTTCTTCTTATGTAGGTGAAAATGCAGAATTTGAAAGACAATTGCTGAGTGGTGAACTCGAGGTAGACCTTATCCCACAGGGCACTTTAGCTACCCGTTGCCTGGCAGCCGGGTATGGGATGCCAGCAATTTTTACGCCTGCAGGAGTCGGTACGGAAGTGGCAGAAGGTAAAGAAATACGCAATTTTGATGGTAAGGATTATTTGATGGAGTATGCATTTGATGCCGATTTTGCTATTGTTAAAGCCTGGAAAGGCGATACCGCCGGGAATTTAATCTTCAGGTCTACCAGCCGGAATTTTAATCCGGTTATGGCTATGGCAGGTAAAATAACCATTGCCGAGGTAGAAGAATTGGTAGAAGCAGGCGAACTAGACCCGGATTATATTCATACACCAGGTATTTATGTTCACCGCATTTTCCAGGGGAAAGATTATGAGAAAAGAATTGAACAACGGACAGTTAGAAAGTCCGAAGTCTGA
- a CDS encoding succinyl-CoA--3-ketoacid-CoA transferase: MFSKEEIAQRIAKEIKDGYYVNLGIGIPTLVANYIPKGINVVLQSENGLLGMGPFPFEGEEDADLINAGKQTITTLPGSSIFDSAMSFGMIRAQKVDLTILGAMEVSENGDIANWKIPGKMVKGMGGAMDLVASAKNIIVAMQHINKAGESKLLPKCTLPLTGVKCIKKIVTELAVLDILPEGGFKLLERAPGVSIEFIQQSTAGRLIIEGDIPEMRLD; the protein is encoded by the coding sequence ATGTTTTCAAAAGAAGAAATTGCACAGCGTATTGCTAAAGAAATAAAAGACGGGTACTATGTTAACCTTGGTATCGGCATACCGACTTTGGTTGCCAATTATATTCCAAAGGGAATTAATGTGGTATTGCAGTCAGAAAACGGTTTATTGGGCATGGGGCCATTTCCTTTTGAGGGAGAGGAAGATGCCGATTTAATTAACGCGGGGAAACAAACCATTACCACCTTGCCAGGCTCATCTATTTTTGATTCGGCCATGAGTTTTGGGATGATCCGTGCGCAAAAGGTAGATTTAACCATTCTCGGAGCCATGGAGGTATCAGAAAATGGTGACATTGCCAACTGGAAAATACCTGGAAAAATGGTAAAAGGAATGGGTGGAGCGATGGATCTGGTGGCTTCAGCCAAAAACATTATTGTGGCGATGCAGCACATTAATAAAGCTGGAGAAAGCAAATTGTTACCAAAATGTACTTTGCCATTAACCGGGGTAAAATGCATTAAAAAAATTGTAACTGAACTGGCGGTTTTAGATATTTTACCTGAAGGTGGTTTTAAACTTTTAGAACGTGCACCTGGTGTAAGTATCGAATTTATACAACAATCTACAGCAGGGAGATTGATTATTGAAGGGGATATTCCTGAAATGAGATTGGATTAA
- a CDS encoding uridine kinase, producing the protein MNKKPFIIGIAGGSGSGKTFFLNCFLHHFKQDEVTLVSQDDYYIPAGEMTQEENKLYNFDLPSTIDSEQFLRDIKQLMSGEVVYKKEYNFNNPLAVVKILEIKSAPIIIVEGLFILHFKEIAALLDHTIFVDADEQVALDRRIKRDGLERGYPEEDVLYKWHNHVVPAYKEYLLPYREQCNKVVMNNTNEPEEIIGITEDISNDLRNSILVDIQ; encoded by the coding sequence TTGAACAAAAAGCCATTTATAATTGGTATTGCCGGTGGTAGCGGATCGGGTAAAACATTTTTCTTAAACTGCTTTCTTCATCATTTTAAACAGGATGAAGTTACACTCGTATCACAGGATGATTATTATATCCCGGCTGGCGAAATGACTCAGGAAGAAAATAAATTATATAATTTCGATCTCCCCTCAACAATCGATAGCGAACAGTTTTTGAGGGACATTAAGCAATTAATGAGTGGCGAAGTGGTTTATAAAAAGGAATATAACTTCAACAATCCATTAGCTGTTGTTAAAATATTAGAGATTAAATCGGCACCAATTATTATTGTTGAAGGGCTTTTTATCCTCCACTTTAAAGAAATTGCGGCATTATTAGATCATACCATTTTTGTTGATGCAGATGAGCAGGTCGCTTTAGATCGCCGTATAAAACGAGATGGTTTAGAGCGTGGTTACCCTGAAGAAGATGTATTGTACAAATGGCATAACCACGTGGTACCTGCCTATAAAGAGTATTTATTACCCTACCGCGAACAGTGCAATAAGGTGGTCATGAATAATACCAATGAACCTGAAGAAATTATCGGTATCACAGAGGATATTTCGAATGATTTAAGAAACAGTATTTTAGTTGATATACAATAA
- a CDS encoding DNA starvation/stationary phase protection protein, protein MDAKEISLNEKEVKPVVDLLNDYLANYHIHYQKLRGCHWNIKGQNFFTLHVKFEELYTNAQLTIDEIAERVLTLGKAPHSRFADYIKESKIKEIDTIGLKDLDMVDAILDDMASLIELERELLEATDAAGDDGSNDMVNRFMQFKEKNTWMLRSFAGKK, encoded by the coding sequence ATGGACGCTAAAGAAATAAGCTTAAACGAGAAAGAAGTTAAACCAGTTGTAGATCTGTTAAACGATTATTTGGCTAATTACCACATTCATTATCAAAAATTAAGAGGTTGCCACTGGAACATTAAAGGACAAAACTTTTTTACTTTACATGTTAAGTTTGAAGAATTATATACCAATGCACAGTTAACTATTGATGAAATAGCCGAACGTGTATTAACCCTGGGAAAAGCACCACACAGCCGTTTTGCCGACTATATCAAAGAATCTAAAATTAAAGAGATTGATACCATTGGGTTAAAAGACCTCGATATGGTTGATGCGATTTTAGATGATATGGCCTCGTTAATTGAGTTGGAAAGAGAACTTTTAGAAGCTACAGATGCTGCCGGAGATGATGGTTCTAACGATATGGTTAACCGTTTTATGCAGTTTAAAGAGAAAAATACCTGGATGTTACGTTCTTTTGCAGGAAAAAAATAA
- a CDS encoding 3-octaprenyl-4-hydroxybenzoate carboxy-lyase: MAYKSLAECVSDLEKHGHLIRIKEEVDPYLEMAAIHLRIYENKGPAILFEKVKGSPFPAVSNLFGTLERSKFIFRDTLPKVQQLVALRNDPIKALKNPFKYAGSAMSALSALPLKTPSAKSKFLKTSISQLPQIVNWPMDGGPFVTMPQVYTEDVDKPGVLNANLGMYRIQLGGNDYIQDQEIGLHYQIHRGIGVHQSKANALGQPLKVSIFVGGPPSHPLAAVMPLPEGLSEMTFAGALGDRRFRYFYDDEGFCISADADFIITGTVYPNENKPEGPFGDHLGYYSLTHPFPLMKVHNVYHKKDAIWSFTVVGRPPQEDTSFGALIHEITGSAIPQEIHGLKEVHAVDAAGVHPLLFAIGSERYTPYLKARRPQEILTIANHILGKNQLSLAKYLFIAAKEDDLNLSTHHIEAFLTHILERIDLTRDVHFYTNTTIDTLDYSGDGLNSGSKVVIAAAGDKRRELWDEIPEALTLSDGFYQPKIAIPGILVLESNKYLNPEKTAAEIALLNMALMSQDLSGLPLIILADDATFTAADIDNLVWITFTRSNPAADIYGINDFTINKHWGCKGSLIIDARKKPHHAPELIKDAVVEAKVDELAKEGKALFGLV; the protein is encoded by the coding sequence ATGGCGTACAAAAGTTTAGCAGAATGTGTATCCGATCTTGAAAAGCACGGTCATTTAATCAGAATAAAAGAAGAAGTAGATCCTTATTTAGAAATGGCAGCCATCCATTTAAGGATTTATGAAAATAAAGGACCAGCTATTTTATTCGAAAAAGTTAAAGGAAGTCCTTTTCCTGCTGTTTCAAACTTGTTTGGAACTTTAGAACGGTCGAAGTTTATTTTTAGAGATACTTTGCCAAAAGTACAGCAGTTGGTGGCCTTACGCAACGACCCTATAAAAGCGTTGAAAAATCCTTTCAAGTATGCAGGTTCTGCCATGTCGGCTTTATCAGCCTTGCCACTTAAAACACCTTCAGCAAAAAGCAAATTTTTAAAAACCAGTATCAGCCAGCTGCCACAGATCGTAAACTGGCCTATGGATGGTGGCCCTTTTGTAACCATGCCACAAGTTTATACCGAGGATGTAGATAAACCAGGTGTTTTAAATGCAAACCTGGGCATGTACCGCATCCAGTTAGGTGGGAACGATTATATTCAGGACCAGGAGATTGGATTACACTATCAGATTCACAGGGGGATTGGGGTGCACCAATCGAAAGCCAATGCACTGGGCCAACCCTTAAAAGTGAGCATTTTTGTTGGCGGACCTCCGTCACACCCTTTAGCTGCTGTAATGCCTTTGCCTGAAGGCTTATCCGAAATGACTTTTGCCGGTGCTTTAGGCGACAGAAGATTTCGTTATTTTTACGATGACGAAGGCTTTTGCATCTCGGCAGATGCCGATTTTATCATTACCGGAACCGTTTATCCGAACGAAAATAAACCAGAAGGGCCTTTTGGCGATCACCTGGGTTATTACAGTTTAACGCATCCTTTTCCTTTGATGAAAGTACACAATGTATATCATAAAAAGGATGCCATTTGGTCGTTTACAGTTGTTGGCCGCCCACCGCAGGAGGATACCAGTTTTGGGGCTTTGATCCATGAAATTACAGGCTCGGCCATTCCGCAGGAAATACACGGTTTAAAAGAAGTTCATGCGGTTGATGCTGCCGGCGTCCATCCTTTGCTTTTTGCCATTGGTAGCGAACGTTATACCCCATATTTAAAAGCGCGCAGACCACAGGAAATTTTAACCATAGCCAATCACATTTTAGGGAAAAACCAACTGAGTTTGGCTAAATACCTGTTTATTGCAGCTAAAGAAGATGACCTGAACTTAAGCACGCATCATATAGAAGCGTTTCTAACGCATATTTTAGAAAGGATTGATTTAACGAGGGATGTTCACTTTTATACCAATACGACTATTGATACACTTGATTATAGTGGCGATGGATTAAACAGCGGATCGAAGGTTGTAATTGCAGCAGCAGGGGATAAGCGACGTGAACTGTGGGATGAAATTCCGGAGGCGTTGACATTAAGTGATGGATTCTATCAGCCAAAAATAGCCATTCCAGGTATTTTGGTTTTGGAAAGTAACAAATATTTAAACCCTGAGAAAACAGCCGCCGAAATTGCTCTATTGAATATGGCTTTAATGAGTCAGGATTTATCTGGTTTACCTTTGATTATATTGGCAGATGATGCAACGTTTACGGCTGCTGACATTGATAATCTGGTTTGGATAACTTTTACAAGGAGTAACCCCGCGGCAGATATATATGGTATTAATGATTTTACCATCAATAAACACTGGGGCTGTAAAGGTTCGTTGATTATCGATGCCAGGAAAAAGCCTCACCACGCACCCGAGTTGATCAAAGATGCGGTGGTAGAGGCGAAGGTTGATGAGCTGGCTAAAGAGGGGAAAGCGCTATTTGGGCTGGTATAG